The following DNA comes from Cucumis sativus cultivar 9930 chromosome 7, Cucumber_9930_V3, whole genome shotgun sequence.
aatttctgcttaaatttgatattctGTAGTTTGAGCTATCTGAATTGAGGTGTTTTCAATTTATACTGCCTTTATGAAACAATCTTTTTGGGGAGTTGGGGTTTGAAATGAGAATTTAGGAATTGGTCGTACATGGCTTGTTGCTACGTTATGCTTAATAAAACTATGCATGTATTTAGGAATTTACAAAAGACGGGCGAGAGGCTCTAGCCATTGGAGTTACAAAAGAATTCTGCAATTGGTTTAGGGGGAAGAGAGATTGTTAGAGGGGTAGAAAGATGTACATATGCAACGAGTCATAGCAAGATAGATAATATATTCGAAAAAGCTATTAAGAGGGCTTCCCTTTTCATTCAGAAGTGCTTACTAGAATTATTTGGTTAGATTCTTCTAGCTATTTATGGTTTTGTTAGAATCTCTGTTTCTCTTTGGGCCTTGGTTTCTCGagttattttctaattatttgctaGGTCTTATCTCTCTTTTCTGAACCCTTTTTCGCAAGGTTTTtccttgttttctttcatatacCTCTCAATGGGCGTCAAGTTTTCtcattaggaaaaaaaagtttacattTGGGGTTGTGGAGCTTGGAGCAATTGTCTTGCTGCTCTGGCAGGAAGTTGTGCGTGATAGAGAGCAAATATGATAGGGTCAATACCCCACATCCAGTATTTGAGAGATGTTAGTCTTAGTTAGCAAACGTTAATTCTATTAGCCTTCCCAtgctttcttcttatttttatagaaattgataTGTTGATTTGTCTGTATGATGCTcttctttaaaatatgaatgtaTTTCGATTCCCATGTGCCCTATCTTACAATTAGATTGCCAGATGTGTAATTCGTGGATGTGTACCGAAGAAGCTACTTGTATATGCATCAAAGTATGCACATGAATTTGAAGAGAGTCATGGCTTTGGATGGAAATATGACACTGAACCGAAACATGACTGGAGCACCTTGATTGCGAACAAGAATGCTGAGTTACATCGACTAACTGGTATCTACAAAAACGTTTTGAACAATGCTGGGGTCACCTTGATTGAAGGCCGTGGAAAGGTGGGGCAACACTGTGAGTTCATGATTTTAGCACTAAATGTTACTGTTCTACTCTTCAAATACTGTGTGCTCAGACGTTTTATTTCCCTTTTAACTCTTGAGATCCGATCTTGTATACTTCTGTACAATGAACTTGTTATACAATCGTTAAGTGCATCCATTTCAACAATATCTACAGATTCTGGATGAACACACGATTGATGTAGATGGTAAAATTTATTCGGCTAGACACATTCTAGTGTCAGTCGGGGGGCGCCCTTTCATACCTGACATTCCTGGTAGTGAGTATGCTATAGATTCTGATGCTGCCCTTGAATTGCCATCCAAACCTGTGAAGATTGCCATAGTTGGAGGTGGATATATTGCTCTAGAATTTGCTGGCATCTTCAATGGTTTGAAAAGTGAAGTCCACGTATTTATACGACAGAAAAAAGTGCTCAGAGGCTTTGATGAAGAGGTGAAACAatgttgataattttattcttgCTTGCTCGGCAATTTTCCTTCACATCGATACGCTCAtggttgttttatttgttctaGATTAGAGATTTTGTTGCGGAACAGATGTCACTAAGAGGAGTTGAGTTCCATACAGAGGAGGTACCACAGGCTATCCTTAAATCAGCAGATGGGTCATTATCTCTAAAGACTAGCAAAGGAACAGTTGAAGGCTTCTCACATGTTATGTTTGCAACAGGGCGCAGGCCTAATACAAAGGTACAATATTACAGTTTTTTTTGGTAACCACCTTATCACAACCAtggtattaaatttttattgagaTGTCAACATTTCTATCGATATTATTCACATTTTCATGGGCTAAACTTTGGCGTGGGGTGGATTGACATTTCCATTTTTGGTACAAAATTCATGCAACATAAATAATAAGCAACAAAACGTCACTAATGTGAATATCATATAAATAATGGATACTTTAACTTGTTTCGAAagcataaaatatttatttattaatatagaCATTTTAacaaatcttttgttttatatatttttttagaaatattcaTCAAACTTGATATTCTATCTATGATATTTCCATAAAATTGTGTCATCGACATTTTATTGATgtcaacattttaaacaatgaTCTGAAATGATTAAATCTGGCTAAAATTGGAATAGAAGGGGTGAGCGGTTTAAAACTATTATAAGCATACATAACGAATAAACAAACGGCATTAATTTCTTACTCAAAGGCTGCATTATTCATTTGTAAGAAGAATCTTGTCTAAAACAGAAAAGGAAATGATATTCTAACTAGGATAATACCTCACTTATATCTAATTGATTCATATATGTAGTGTATACagtacaattattttaaaaaatctcgaaagaaaaaaaattaaagatgtagATTTAGGATACCACCTAACAAGGAAATACAAAGTAAACGCAAGAACGCTGCacagaaaatttattgacagGGGGCTTCGAGTTGTAACCTAGagagcaaaaataaaaatctggAAAAAAACTACACAAGAAAGATTTAAGCTCTGGTTGGAAGGGGGCTGACAAGCATAGTTACTACTAAACTGGTTACAAATATTAAGCATtgattggttttgtttatacatattatataaagacaataaagttGAGGGGCCTGACCTATACTAAATCTGCCGGTGCTAACAGTCCTAACAAActtactaattaattactaatatGCTCCTTTTGAAACCCAGCCTAATATTCTACCAATAATCTTACTATTTCCATAGCCAGTAGTcttacaatttgatttttgttaattGCTGACAAGAGGGGTCAAAATTATGGTATTAGTCTTACAAGGGTATTCTGTAAATATTTCTTACCCTAATCTTTTGTCggttcttcctttttttaaatcgGTTATGTATGCGCCAATgagttaagaaaaaataaaaattattcttatctTAAAACAACATTAATTGTGGAGATAAAACTGCTTGCTTGCTACCACaggaacaaaattgaaaggtaACTTGTTGAAAGCATAAAGTAGCACTTTATAACTATAGAAAGTAGTGTGCAAATTTTTAAGTgtaaataatcaataatgacGGACCATGATACAAATATTTAGTGTTATAAGCCCAatggtttattttttcctctcaTAAACATCATTGGATGCTCTCTATAGAACAACGTATGATTTGTTCtcctcaaacaaaaaaatcaaatgaaaatattttatgctTTCGTAGTTCTTTTTCAATACTCCAAGGAACCTTTGCTGGTGTGTTATCCTGTTTTTGAAATGGGTTACAACTTACAAGTATACTATTCATTGCTTACTCATACTTGTTCACAGAACTTGGGATTAGAAGAAGTAGGTGTAAAAATGACCAAAAATGGAGCAATTGAGGTAATGCCTTTGGTTTGCTTTTAGCCttcgcttttttttttttttgtataaatctGTTAAGAAccttattttctgtttttgcaGGTTGATGAATACTCCCGTACATCAGTTCCTTCAATTTGGGCTGTTGGAGATGTTACAGATAGAATAAACCTTACTCCTGTTGCTTTGATGGAGGGAGGAGCGTTAGCAAAAACTATATTTCAGAATGAGCCTACAAAACCTAGTTATAGGTATATCAATCTTATGCTAATTTGTTAGCAATTGGTGTAGTGTGATCTGACAAACTCTCTGGAATTATTGTGTTAATCTTCTTTTGGCTCTCTTTTTGATGGTGTTATTTTCTTGAACATCCTACTCTTTACGTAGTGCTGTTCCTTGTGCTGTTTTTTCCCAGCCACCAATTGGAATAGTTGGACTTAACGAAGAGCAGGTAAGAAGAgattatatgtttattatataggtGTCAGTATCCTAGGCTATGCTCATTTTTGTGCATCTCACCCAGATGtgaaaaactctttttttaatcttcttttaCATGTAATTCGAGTGAGATGCACAAAGGTGTACCTTAAGTGTTGCCCTTTTTGTTATGTTAACATTTCAATAATTGCAATGTAGGCCATACAAGAACATGGTGATGTTGACATCTACACAGCAAACTTTCGGCCCTTGAAGGCAACACTCTCAGGGCTTCCAGACCGAGTTTTTATGAAGCTTGTAGTCTGTGCAAAGACGAATAAGGTTTTAGGACTGCACATGTGTGGTGACGATTCACCAGAAATCGTGCAGGTCTTTCTACCTTTTCATCAGTATCCTTCTTATAATATCTCTTTTACTGatattaattcaaaagttCACAACACGCGAGGTTTTAATGGGCAGGGATTTGCAGTGGCTGTGAAAGCTGGTTTGACCAAGGCAGACTTTGATGCTACCGTGGGTGTTCATCCTACAGCTGCTGAAGAATTTGTCACCATGCGAACTCCTACAAGGAAGATTAGGAGAAATCCTGAGGTTTGTTGACAATGATAAGCTTGTGCTGGTTGACCAATTTGCAATTTTTGATGTCTTCaactaataaataatgaatcGTTGCCCTTTAACAATTTAGAATGCACAAATTGGCTTGGAAACTGATATCATTTGGGTTACTTCTGTTAGGAAAAGTCAGAATCTGAGGCTAAAGCTGCAGCAGGGGTATAAAACGGATGAAAGCTTAATCAATTTGTAATTCAAAAACTCAGTCAGTCCTTTCAGGTATCCGCTCTCTTGACCTACATACCATTTATACGAGTGCTTTACAAGTGTGATGTAACTTTCATTGAATTTGTTTCCATTGCTACTACAAAGATTATTACTTTTAGAGATAGAAATGTTGATGTCAAGTTTATCAATTAAGTGTTATTTGCTCCAGAAGTTGAGAAAATACCATGAAACTATGATGGTATATTTAACATCAGTGAACCTAAAAAGGTCCTTTGATAATAAGCTACACTCTCTTCGGTTATTTTATAGGTGAACTTAATACCAAGGGGGAATTCAGGATGATGTAAATGAACCATTCTCTTATCAATTGCAGCCTCTCTATGCTTATTTTTCAGTGTCAATTTATTTGGCGTCCAATCTATGCCTAATTTAGTAGATAAGAGACCAAACTATCATTTCAAAGGTGGATGGTTTATGGTTTAATCCCTAAATctgaattaaaaagaaaaataaatttcattaagcATATAATTCATTTTCGATTAATGTTCCAGCTCTTGAAGCGAACAtcccaaaattcaaaatcacatCTCCTCCTAGGTTCCATCCTACCATCTATAGATAGAAATAGAGATTTTGACACTTCAAGAACCCTCCcaagtttgatatttttcctACCACCTAATAATGTCAGCCATGAGTGGCCCAACCCCCTTTGCCTTAAGAAGCAATGTCAAAGAGAATGTAGATTGAGATGAGAGTCTAACTACATTGGATTGCTAGATGGCAGAACCGTGCTATGGGGTCGAATGATAACATATAGAATCAAACTGTCATGCATAGGATTGTGGAGGAATTGAGTCCTCTTCTATCCCTTCCTAAACTGTTTAGCCTTCTTCAACTCAATTTGTGTTAGTTCCTTCCAACCTGAAAAGTATGGACATTTTAGTTTGGCTAGAGTGCCCTTGTCCAACACTATGAACACATCATATCGAACACTTATTAGTGTATACGGTCGAAGTAGGAACAACATTTGTTTTACATTCATTAAATacattaaaagtaaataaacttcttttcctttttgtagCTCAGCAACTCATTTTTTACAGGTTGACTATGAAAGGTACAGGAACGGACAGCCCTGACATCGAATTTGATTAATGGCGATGATAACAATGATGAAGAGCTTGTTGAAACTGGTCGTAGAAAACCATTAACTTTACAAGGACGCGAATTTCAAATATTGCAGCTTTGAAGAACAATGAATTCACTATGGTTGtggtctttttctttttgtatttttcattaacattTTGAGCAGCACGGACTAAATCTTGAATTGTCATTGAGTGGATTGTCTTAATGGTTGGTTCTTCAtgtacatttttcttatttaatggGTGGGTATTTCCGTTTCTGTTTCTTctgttttccaaaattttactgCCCTAACTCTATATTTGTTCCTTCTCTTGTGTGTGAAAACTtctgttgtaaatattgatatcGATGCATACATTGAGTTCTCTGTTTTAGGTAAACATCGATGTTTTTTGAATGTTATATTACATGTATTATTTACACgtaagaaaattttaacaaacGATGGAAAAGAATTAGGAAAATTTAGATATATCTCTTAAAATCTATGAGTGAtagattatattattgatataacaTAAACGTTATCTAATCAAACTAGTTGATACATTGTCCAAACTAGTTGATACATTgtccaaaatatttaactaaGAGTAACAATGTGATATATTTTCCTATCTAGAAATTgtaaattgaattaagaacAAGCAAAGAAACTAGGTAGCTAGGAGTAAAAATGTAAACCTAATTGTGTAAGATGATGGTGAATATCATGAGGATGATCCTCAAATTTTAATCGATCAGGTTGTATCCAACGTCCATCCTTGTTTCTTATCATACCTTTATTTTCATCTTGCCTCCAATTTGGTGGGACTAAGTAATGATCTTTAAGAAAATCACAACCCTTGTTTACCAACGCCGGATCTCTCCCACTCGCTAACACGAACCTACCATCCTTTTCATGGTACCTGTTTCATTCCAACACTATGTTTTGTAACTATTTCGCTTTTTTAACCTCATATTaccataaataaattttaaattattttttattagctAAAATCACAATTTAGTTTGATTTATTGCAAGTTTGGTACGTACGTGTAGGAGCGTATCCAGGTCATACCTAGCTTCCCCGTTCCTACCTGACCCCGttaaataacacattttttcATGAATGATCTTTATTTAAAGAGTAATTTCATAAATGAGGGAATCTAGTAAATAATTACATCTTAAAATTGGAACAAggttttaatttagtttttcgTTTTATGGTCTAGGTTTCATTATGATATTGGTTAGTTAGCCAAACTTCATTATTACTAAAtcgatacattttttttaaaataaatgagtcGGCATTTACATTTATCTAATGAAGTTAATGCTCATTAAAACTTAATGGTGAATAAGAAAtgagagaaatatatatatagattatgttatttctttttcaagagTAAATCTATACAAGTATATACttgtttaaataaatcttttaaaattatagaggaaaagttgaaaataaaataacaatatgaAATCGTAAACAAAgaactaaaccaaaataaaggtctaaaattaatataaaattgaaaattttaatataaaaacacTTTCCCCTTAAAGTTATAGCAATCCCAAGCATCTTAAACAACCTACCATATAGATTTCCTTCATTTAACATATTAATGGTCAATGATTGTTGCTATCATTTTAGGTAAGTGTGTATGAGACAAACAATATTgttataataactaataatgAATGTCAATAACTGTTGTTTGTGACAGACGAATATCCCAATACTTCAATGTCAGTGatatcataaaattataatctatTGTCcatatcaaaatcaatttgtttGTTTCGTGAACATAACACCACATCCactaaaaagataatattgttttttcatcaatattataaaataaaaataaatcatcatttttaaataaccaaaatatttataaaatataacaaaattcgatattcaaactataataaactctaataaacatttttatcaaataataatagtaatcgatatttatagaaattgatataagctttataaaaaattcttatatttGGTAGATGCTccctaatttttcatttataataatttttgtattctctttttagtttgtgaaaactatttttattattgtttctcatttttatttaagaaaaccgtctaaatttaagatttttttttaattaactaaaataaatttaaaaagggtatattaaataaaaacataaggaaaagtaaaaagaatatattaatttagaaaatattgaaaaagaatcgtatttattttaatattcagtGCAactcatatttaattaatggtGGTTGAATCAAAGTATGTAAATATGTATTACATGTTgggtttaattaaatatttaatgattattttaatttatagaaatcATGCCAacctttataaataatattaaattattttgaccTTTCAGattcctttcatttcattgTTTACTCTGtcaaaataaatgtttaatattattctCTAATATttctaatcaattttaaaattagtaagtttattttttaatttgtgaaatGCGAATAAGACATtacattaaagaaaaaaaaaatacaaatatatgaattacatcctataaacattttcaaattctaccCCTTTCAACActaattctttcttaaattatatcaatttgcaCTTTTCAACATCACCCATTCACTGTATAcgattatataaattaaaattttattatatttataaatatttttaataatttttcgtataaaataattttgattggaTACTCTAACATATGTATACGTGGGGctctaattataataattaacatctctaattattaaaatttatagttaactaggatattaataattatttcaaatttctttttattttgtttgaatgtgatgtttactattttctatCCAGactaaaacaattaaaatcgCAAACAAGAACTTCTCTATCACCTAAACTAAAACAGTAAAGAGACTactcaacatttaaaaaacaggTAAGAGATAAAATTGGTCAaagggagaaggaaaagaagaagggtGGTGAGAAAGGTAACGTACCCATCGAGTAAATGCAAGAGAGCTTCCAAATTATGGGCACATACTGGGTCGTTGGTTTGTTTAAGAAATGGAGAAACTTTATGATCCAATTTTAACTCTACACCCACATGTGAATAACTCCACGGTAATCCCTCCGCATATTGCATCACCGCCCTTGGTATGCTTTCGTTTAATAAAAATCCTGGCGATTTTGGTACTATGTCGTGAATATTTATCACCCTCAATACCTGTGAGTACACGTTtacattcatttattttagatcatttatatttgaaaataaccaTTTAAGTAATGTCTCGTTTTTTTAATCGAAATTGGAGAAGCTACCTTAACTCCCAATTCGTGAAGGCGTTCCTTGAAGGAGAAGTTACCAACACGAGGCCCCGAAAAAGAGAACACGCAAACAGGCACAACTCGACCATTTCCCAACCGGTTCAACCCGGTTTCCGCCAAATCGAAAGCACTGAGAACCGCCAAAGCACTTCCCAAACTATGCCCTGTAATCGTAATACTCATCTCCTCCTCCGCTCCCCCAAATCTCTCCGTTAGCCGCTTCACCTCCGCCATCACCTGCTCTCTCGCCGAGAATCTACAATATCCACAACCTTCCTCCTCCTTCTCCGTATACAAATCCACGAATCCCGATTCCACCTTCACTCCCAAATTGGGGCAACCAATCTTCGCCGCCGCGATCGGTTTCAGAAAATCCATCAGATCCGTAATCCATTCCAGCCTCGTCACCGTTCCTCTCCACGCTACCACAATATCTCTCCGCCCTAGCTCCTTCGATTTCTCATCATTCGATACAGCCACGTACCCGATCCAGTTCGCGCTCTTGCTCCACACCTTTGGCCATCGCGATTTCTTGAAGAAATTAGGCATGTTGATGTTTGATGTTGCGTACAGGTACCGCGTTACTTCATAACCTACGTTTTCCATTCCTAGACGTTCGAAAAATTTTCCTCGACTGAATCTGCAACTTCCGCAGTATTTTGAGAACGGATCGTAATCGAAAGCGTCGTAGCAGGATTGTGACATTTCGCCGTATCTGATTAACTCGGAACGGAGGAGATCGTTCATTGGATCAAGTAATCCAGTCCAATCGTTGCTTCCGTGGATTTCTCGCCAGGAATCGGCGATTTTTGATTCAGGTAATGATTCTTCCATGttgatttgttgttgttgttcgTGTTCTTCTATGGAAGCATATGAGTGTCTGGTTCTTGAAATTACTTGACATTGTGATGATTGTTCTGCGTTTCTTGTTTTGAATAATCTGGAGGTTTGAAACCAAGAATTTGAGGTTGAGTAAGGGAGTGGAGAAGAGAATTGTTTTGGAAATGGGAAGAGAAAGTTGGAGAGAAGAATCGCCATTAATGAATAAtactaagattttttttttcttttgtgatgAAGATGATGGAAATGAAGTGGGGAAGATGATGAATGCAATCAAAGATGTTAATAATAAGAGTTGGTGGGAACTTGCATATAATTCAGATTCAAATGGCAGCCATTGATATTTCCCCCAAGAAATTCTCGTAAATCCCCGAAAATGCCACTCACTGATAGAGCTATGGATACAGTCATTGACGGTGAATGAAGTCTACATCATTTATGGaatctatttttcaaaactaatataatatgtttGGAGTTcacaaatctaaaattttactatattactAAATTATGGTTTGGGTtcgtatatttaaaattaacaaaaaatttaatcatcataatttttaaaaaaaaaatttaggatGTATTTATAATAGTCGATGAGATATGAATTATTATAGTTGagg
Coding sequences within:
- the LOC101217298 gene encoding glutathione reductase, chloroplastic — its product is MATSLSSSQTLHTLFCKNLPFSLSSSFLSIPKPLSPLPLSPRFLPLTNNRLHCRRGIVVRSQSENGVEALRPYDFDLFTIGAGSGGVRASRFAANFGASVAVCELPFSTISSDSAGGVGGTCVIRGCVPKKLLVYASKYAHEFEESHGFGWKYDTEPKHDWSTLIANKNAELHRLTGIYKNVLNNAGVTLIEGRGKILDEHTIDVDGKIYSARHILVSVGGRPFIPDIPGSEYAIDSDAALELPSKPVKIAIVGGGYIALEFAGIFNGLKSEVHVFIRQKKVLRGFDEEIRDFVAEQMSLRGVEFHTEEVPQAILKSADGSLSLKTSKGTVEGFSHVMFATGRRPNTKNLGLEEVGVKMTKNGAIEVDEYSRTSVPSIWAVGDVTDRINLTPVALMEGGALAKTIFQNEPTKPSYSAVPCAVFSQPPIGIVGLNEEQAIQEHGDVDIYTANFRPLKATLSGLPDRVFMKLVVCAKTNKVLGLHMCGDDSPEIVQGFAVAVKAGLTKADFDATVGVHPTAAEEFVTMRTPTRKIRRNPEEKSESEAKAAAGV
- the LOC101217764 gene encoding phospholipase A1-Igamma1, chloroplastic codes for the protein MAILLSNFLFPFPKQFSSPLPYSTSNSWFQTSRLFKTRNAEQSSQCQVISRTRHSYASIEEHEQQQQINMEESLPESKIADSWREIHGSNDWTGLLDPMNDLLRSELIRYGEMSQSCYDAFDYDPFSKYCGSCRFSRGKFFERLGMENVGYEVTRYLYATSNINMPNFFKKSRWPKVWSKSANWIGYVAVSNDEKSKELGRRDIVVAWRGTVTRLEWITDLMDFLKPIAAAKIGCPNLGVKVESGFVDLYTEKEEEGCGYCRFSAREQVMAEVKRLTERFGGAEEEMSITITGHSLGSALAVLSAFDLAETGLNRLGNGRVVPVCVFSFSGPRVGNFSFKERLHELGVKVLRVINIHDIVPKSPGFLLNESIPRAVMQYAEGLPWSYSHVGVELKLDHKVSPFLKQTNDPVCAHNLEALLHLLDGYHEKDGRFVLASGRDPALVNKGCDFLKDHYLVPPNWRQDENKGMIRNKDGRWIQPDRLKFEDHPHDIHHHLTQLGLHFYS